In a single window of the Coffea eugenioides isolate CCC68of chromosome 3, Ceug_1.0, whole genome shotgun sequence genome:
- the LOC113765693 gene encoding 60S ribosomal protein L23a: MAPKADTTKKLDTKAQAAKVAKFVKSGTTFKKKAKKIRTKVTFHRPKTLKKDGNPKYPRISAPSRNKLDHYQILKYPLTTESAMKKIEDNNTMVFIVDIRADKKKIKDAVKKMYDIQTKKVNTLIRPDGTKKAYVRLTPDYDALDVANKIGII, encoded by the coding sequence ATGGCTCCTAAAGCTGACACCACAAAAAAGCTTGATACAAAGGCTCAGGCAGCCAAGGTTGCCAAATTTGTCAAATCTGGGACAACTTTTAAGAAGAAAGCCAAGAAGATCCGGACCAAAGTTACCTTCCATCGTCCTAAGACATTGAAAAAGGACGGGAACCCGAAGTACCCACGTATCAGTGCTCCTTCTAGGAATAAGTTGGACCATTATCAGATTCTCAAATATCCTTTGACTACTGAATCTGCCATGAAAAAGATTGAAGATAACAATACCATggtattcatagttgacatCCGTGCTGATAAGAAGAAAATCAAAGATGCAGTGAAGAAGATGTACGACATAcagaccaagaaagtgaacactttgatcaggcctgatggaacaaagaaagcatatgttcggttgactccagactacgatgctttggatgtggcaaacaagattggaataatataa